In a single window of the Papaver somniferum cultivar HN1 chromosome 8, ASM357369v1, whole genome shotgun sequence genome:
- the LOC113304172 gene encoding uncharacterized protein LOC113304172, which yields MHVVASLVKISPIIETLTLELCRVAETSDSSDENSDDSSDDESESDEGSDLGSEPEQEMDSVLHTDETSVDSQELLANTMKQLKYVEISGLEGSDIELKFIEILIKSAMVLKKMVLNSHCRSKIKKFYEEVENFQSACASLRIYFYL from the exons ATGCATGTGGTAGCCTCCTTAGTCAAAATATCTCCTATTATTGAAACCCTCACATTGGAACTTTGTCGG GTCGCGGAAACCAGTGACAGTTCTGATGAAAATTCTGATGATAGTTCTGATGACGAATCCGAATCTGATGAGGGATCAGACTTGGGTTCTGAGCCGGAACAGGAGATGGATTCAGTTCTGCATACTGATGAG ACATCTGTTGATTCGCAGGAGCTGTTAGCCAACACCATGAAACAACTGAAGTATGTCGAGATTAGTGGTCTAGAAGGAAGTGATATTGAACTGAAGTTTATAGAAATCTTGATAAAGAGCGCCATGGTCTTGAAGAAAATGGTCTTGAATAGCCATTGTAGATCCAAAATTAAGAAGTTCTATGAGGAGGTAGAAAATTTCCAAAGCGCCTGTGCGTCTTTGAGAATCTATTTCTATCTCTAA
- the LOC113305429 gene encoding putative FBD-associated F-box protein At5g22720 yields MEAIKKPCYDTKDEDHISRLPDFLIHHILSFVNITYAVQTCMLSKRWRNIWTSLPFLTFDRSVLGEGRYQSFLDFVEYVLSFRDNRCFDIRRFHLLGRRGKYDCNFIKCLHRWIIVVARSNVEDIYVQFNGDKHNDEFRVPDSVFTCKSLTNLELDLSTSCKIIPPNSISLPRLKYLKLKSTAFNHDELTKLCSSCPVLEHLDLISVRSTTPLNITISSPALKHFDISGISTTAPLNISISSLTLEHLVISGIITAAPVNITISSVTLEHFKLHIEKSIRNTLRLYAPNLVDLVLSNLDSMLLEDVSSLVTADVGVQVKPRKLLNDEFPTVHAAADTLESLKSLHNVRKLTISFQPLKAS; encoded by the exons ATGGAAGCAATAAAGAAACCGTGTTATGATACCAAGGATGAAGACCACATCAGCAGGTTACCGGATTTCTTAATTCATCACATCCTTTCTTTCGTTAACATAACATATGCTGTCCAAACCTGTATGTTGTCAAAGAGATGGAGAAATATTTGGACTTCTCTTCCCTTTTTGACTTTCGATCGTTCAGTTCTAGGTGAAGGTCGTTATCAAAGTTTCCTTGATTTTGTCGAATACGTATTAAGTTTCCGTGACAACAGATGTTTTGACATTCGACGGTTTCATCTTCTTGGTAGACGTGGAAAATATGATTGTAATTTTATCAAATGTCTGCATAGATGGATAATTGTTGTTGCTAGATCTAATGTTGAAGATATATACGTCCAGTTTAACGGTGACAAGCATAATGACGAATTTCGAGTTCCAGATTCTGTCTTTACTTGTAAGTCACTGACAAACTTGGAACTAGATTTGTCGACGTCCTGTAAGATTATTCCGCCGAATTCAATATCATTACCTCGTCTCAAATATCTCAAGCTCAAAAGCACTGCGTTTAACCATGATGAGTTAACCAAGTTATGTTCAAGTTGTCCTGTTCTGGAACACTTGGATTTAATTAGCGTTCGTAGTACTACACCTTTAAACATCACTATATCTTCTCCTGCCCTAAAACACTTTGATATAAGTGGCATTAGTACTACTGCACCGTTAAACATCAGTATATCTTCTCTTACACTTGAACACTTGGTTATAAGTGGCATTATTACTGCTGCACCTGTAAACATCACTATATCTTCTGTTACACTTGAGCACTTTAAATTACATATTGAAAAATCAATTCGTAATACATTGAGGTTATATGCACCAAATCTCGTGGATTTGGTTTTATCAAATTTAGACTCCATGTTGCTCGAAGATGTCTCTTCTCTGGTCACAGCTGATGTTGGTGTACAAGTAAAACCGCGAAAGCTCCTAAATGACGAGTTTCCTACAGTGCATGCTGCGGCGGATACCTTAGAATCTCTAAAATCACTTCATAATGTGAGAAAACTAACAATATCATTTCAACCACTCAAG GCTTCCTAG